CTCGAAGCCGAGCGCCGTGCCGGCCGGGCTCGGGAAGACCGCGGCGAGGTGGCCCGCGCGGATCTCGAGGTCGGTGGGACCCACGGCGGCGTACCGGACGGCGATCCGGACCTGGCCCGGCCCCGGGTCCGGGACCTCGACGGTGCCGGCGAGGAGCACCTCGGGGCCGCCGTACCCCTCCAGGACTGCTGCGTCTGCGCTGACCACCGTCATCGTGTCCTCCTGCTCCGGGCCGGCCCTCGGTGCCGACGCTAGCGACAACTCACGTGACATGTCACGCATTCCCGTGGACCATGGTGGGCATGGCAGGACCAGGGCAGGGACCAGGGCAGCGAGCCGGGCTCACCGCGGAGCAGGAGGCGGCGTGGTTCGCCTACATGCGCGTCGTGCTGCGGCTGGACTACGAGCTCAACCACCAGCTGAGCCGGGACCACGACCTGTCCCTGGCCGACTTCGACGTCCTCAACGCCCTGGCCGACTCGCCCGACGGCCGTCTCCAGGTCTCGGCCCTCGGCGTGCGGATCGGGTGGGAGCGGAGCCGGGTCTCGCACCGGCTGCGCCGGATGGAGGCGCGCGGCCTGGTGGCGCGGGAGCGGTCGGCGACGGACGGGCGGGCCACCGTGGCCGCGCTCACCGAGTCCGGGGCCGCTGCCGTTGCCGCCGCGACGCCGTCGCACGCCGCGCTGGTCAAGCGGCTGTTCTTCGACGGGCTGCCCGCCCGGCTGGTGGCCCCGCTGACCGAGGCGATGGACGCGGTCCACGAGCAGCTCGTGGCCGAGGGGTCGCTGCCCCGACCGCCGGGTCGCCAGACCCGGTGGGCTTGATCCCCGGCGAGGGGTCGGGAGGATGGGGCCACCGATGAACACCCGACCCGCCCAGGAGCAGCGATGAGCAGCACCACCACGCCCGGCGAGATCCTCAGCAGCGGCTTCACCGCCGAGATCAGCGAGGTCAACCCGGTGACCGTCGAGTACTCCCTCACCAGCCACTTCGACGCCCCCGTCGCCCGCGTCCGCGAGGCCTGGACGACGGCCGACCAGCTCGCGCAGTGGTTCGGACCGTCCAGCCGGGAGAAGGCGACCGTGGACGCCCGCCCGGGCGGGCACTGGGGCCTGGTCTTCGAGATGCCCGACGGCGCGGAGATGCCGCTGGGTGGCTCGTACATCGAGGCGAGCGACGACACGCTGGTGTTCACCACCGGCGACCCGGACAACACCGCAGGCGACCTGGCCTCGCTGTGCACCGTCCACCTCGTCGCCGACGGCGACGGCACCCGGCAGGAGTTCCGGCAGGCCGGCGTGCACACCGACCCGGCGCACGCGGCCGGTGCCCGCGACGGCTGGGTCACCTTCTTCGACCAGCTGGCCGATCTGGTGAGCGCACGCGGCTGAGCGGTCCTCGGCCCGGTCAGAGCTCCGGCAGCGTGCGCTCGTCCTCCGCATCGCTGGACAGCCGGGCGGCGAGGGCGCGAGCCGGTGCGCTGGCGGCCAACCTGGTGCCCGCGCGGAAGAGCGCGACGCCGAGGCGCGAGCGCGGGTTGGCGATGCGCGGCGTGCCGGGCGGGAGGTCCTGGACGTCGTCGACGAGGGGCCGCAGCCACGCGTCGTACCGCTCGAAGGCCTCGGTGTGCGAGGCCGCGTGCTTGAGCTCGGCCGCGAGGACGTAGGCGCCGATGAGGGCGAGCGAGGTGCCGAAGCCGCCGATCGGGGTGACGCACCAGGCGGCGTCGCCGGTGAGGACGACGCGGCCCCGGCTCCAGGTGGGGCACTTCACCTGGGTGAGGTCGTGCACGTAGAGGTCGTCGGCGTCGCCGAGGGCGGCGAGGATGCGCGGGGTCTCCCACCCGACGTCGCCGAAGCGTCGCTCGAGGTCCGCGCGCTGCTCCTCGTCGGTGCGGTCGGCGAGGCCCTCCTCGTCGGTCATGAAGTTGAGCATCGCGCGGGTGGTGCCCTGGTTGTCGGGGCGCAGGTTGACCGAGCGGGAGCCCGGGACGCTGAGCCAGCGCCACCAGCGGTCGTCGTCCTCGGTGCGCGGGATGGTGGCCCAGGCGCAGTACATCCCGAGCCGGTCGAGCTCGGGCTCGTCCGCCCCGGTCATGACCAGGCCGCGGGTGGCCGAGCCCGGCCCCTCGGCCACGACGAGGAGGTCGAAGGCGTGCTCGGCGCCGCTCTCCAGGGTGACGCTCACGCGCTCGTCGTCCTGGTCGAGCGCCACGACGTGGTCGCCGTACCACCAGGTGACGCTGTCCGGGCACCGCTCGCGCAGGAGCCGGGCGAGCTCGCCGCGCAGGATCTCGAGCTCGGCGGTCGGGCCGTCGCCGGTGTCCGCGTCGGTGGGGAACTCCGCGACCGCACCGCCGTCCTCGTCCACGAACCGGGTCCCGACCTCGCCCGTGCCGGCGTCGCGCACCGCCTCGAGCAGGTCCATGCGCTCGAGGACGTCCTTGGCCAGGCCACGGACGTCGATGTTCTGCCCGCCCCGGCGCGGCTCGGGCGAGCGCTCGAGGACGGTCACGTCGTAGCCGACGCGGTCCAGCCAGTACGCCGCCGCGGGGCCCGCGACGCTCGCTCCCGTGACCAGGACGCGGGGGGCGCGGGCGCCGTCGTCGCTCATGCCGCCATCCTCCCGGGTGGTTGGTTGCTCCGGTCGGGACACCTGACCGTGGCCGGCGGGACACCGGTCGGGCGAGGGTCGCGGTCATGACCCGCACCTCGCCCGCGCCCACGGTGGCCGCGCTCGTCCTGGCCGCGGCCGCGCTCGCGTCGTCGCCGGCCACCGCCGACGGCGCCCTCAGCGAGGGTCTCGACCGCCCCGAGACCCACCTCTTCGCCGGCCCGCCGAGGGTCACCGACCGGGCCAACGTGGTCTTCCGGTTCAAGACGGTCCCGCGCCACGGCTCGGTGTTCACCTGCGCCATCGACGACCTGCCGGCGCGGTCCTGCGCCTCGCCGTACAAGGTCCGGGTGCGGCCGGGCACGCACACCATCCGGATCCGCGCCAAGCGGGACGGGGTGCTGGAGAAGGGCTCGGCGCACTGGACCTGGACCTACCGGCCCGCGGAGGACTGACGCGCGAGCGCCTAGATTCGTCGGGGTGACCTTCTGGCAGCTCACCGTCGACGCGAACGACCCTGCTCTGCTGGCGCGGTTCTGGTCCGCCGCCCTGGGCTACGACGGCGCGCCGCCGACCGGCGGCGAGACCTGGCACGCGCACTACCGGTCGCGGCTGGGGGACGCACCGGCCTTCGAGGACCGGCTCTTCGACCCGGAGGGCCACGGACCGGCGCTCTGGTTCCAGCAGGTGCCCGAGACCAAGGCCGGGAAGAACCGCCTGCACCTCGACCTCTACCCCACGGGTCGCGACGACGCTCTGCCGATGGCCCGACGGGTGGAGATCGTGGAGGCGGAGGTCGACGAGCTGGTCGCACTGGGGGCCGCGGTCCTGCGCCGCACGCGAGGCGACGACCCGGGCGACGACTTCTACTACGTCGTGATGACCGACCCCGAGGGCAACGAGTTCTGCGTGAGCTGACCCTGCCCGCCGGGAGAGCAGCCGTCCCGATCGCGCCGCCGCGCGAGAGGGCTGATTAGGGTGCCAGCGTGATCAGCGTGCTGGGGACCATGCAGGTCCACCGGGGGAGCACGACCGAGTCGGTGGACATCGGGTCGCCCCGCCACCGCGAGGTGCTCGCGGCGCTGGTCCTCGACGTGGGCCGTGTGGTGTCCGTCGACACGCTGCTGGACCGGGTGTGGGGCGAGGGTGCGCGCGGGGGGACGACGGCGAACCTGCACGCGGTGGTGTCCCGGCTGCGCTCGCGGCTGCGCGACGCCGGCACGGGGATCGAGATCGCGACGGTGCCGCCGGGCTACCGCCTGGACGTGCCGCCGCGCAGCGTGGACGCGGAGCGGTTCGAGGCCCTGGTCGAGGCCGCGCGCGCGGCGTGCGGGCGGGGCGAGCTGGACGCCGCGAGGCGCGACGTGGCGCAGGCCTTGGGGCTCTGGCGCGGCCCGGCGTACGCCGACGTGGGCCGGCCCTTCGCGGAGGCCGAGGCCGCGCGGCTGGACGGCCAGCGGGTGGCGGCGGTGGAGCTCGGCGCCGAGGTGGACCTGGCCCAGGGCCGGCACGACGAGGTGCTGCGCCGGCTGCCGACGCTGGTCGAGGAGCAGCCGCTGCGGGAGTCGCTGCGGCGGCTGCTGATGCTGGCGCTCTACCGCAGCGGCCGGCAGTCGGACGCGCTGGCGGTCTACGACGACGTGCGGGGCCGGCTGGCCGAGGAGCTCGGCCTCGACCCGGGGCCGCAGCTGCAGGAGCTGCACCAGGCGATCCTCACCCAGGACGAGGCCCTGCTGCCCGGCCCGGCCCCGGCGGCGCCGGTCACCGCCGCGCCGCCGGCGCCCGCGGTGAGCGCGGCGCGGTGGCGCTCGGACGTGGTCCCGCCCAGCAGCGCACTGCTGGGGCGCGAGCGCGACGTCGACTACGTGCGCTCGCTGCTGGAGAGCCCGACCCAGCGGCTGGTGACGCTGACCGGGCTGGGCGGGGTGGGCAAGACCCGGCTGGCGTACGCCGTCGCGCAGGCCGCGCAGGACGACTACCGCGACGGCGTGGTGCTGGTGTCGCTGGCGCCGGTCGGCGACCCGGGGTCGGTGCTGCCGGAGCTCGCGCGGGCGCTGGGCCTGGTGGGCGTGGAGGGCCAGGACGTGGCCGCGGCGCTGGTCGAGCACCTGCGGCCACGCCGGCTGCTGCTCGTGCTGGACAACCTCGAGCACCTGCTGCCGGCCGCGGCGCCGGTCGCGCGGCTGGTCGCGTCGTGCCCGGACCTGCGGGTGCTGGTGACCAGCCGCACGGCGCTGCGGGTGCGCAGCGAGGTGCAGTACCAGGTGCCCCCGCTCCCCGTGCCGGACCCCGAGGAGTCCGACGCCGAGGCGCTCGGGCGCTCGGCCGCGGTCTCGCTGTTCTTGGACCGGGCGGCCGCGACGTCGCCCGGCTTCGATCTCGACGCCCTGGCCCCGGAGGAGCGGGCCGCGGTCGGTGCGGTCTGCCGCCGGCTGGCCGGCCTGCCGCTGGCCATCGAGCTCGCCGCGGCGCGGGTCCGGCTGCTGCCGCCGACGATGATGCTCGCGCGGCTCCACGAGGTGCTCGCCGCGGGTGGCGCTCGGGACCTGCCGCCGCGCCAGCGCACGATGCGCTCGACCCTCGACTGGAGCCACGACCTGCTCTCGGCAGAGGAGCAGCGGCTGTTGCGGCGCCTGTCGGTGTTCGTCGGCGGCTCCACCCTCGACGCGGTCGAGGCGGTCGCGGAGGACGGCCCGGTGCTGGGCGTCCTCGAGGCGCTGGTCGAGCACTCACTGGTCCTGCCGGACGCCGAGCACCCCGAGGTGGCCCGGTTCCGGGTGCTCGAGCCGATCGTGCAGTACGCCGACGACCTGCTGGTCGGCCCCGAGCGGCTGGCCGCCCGCGCCGCGCACCGGCGCCACTTCCGCGCGCTGGCGGGGACCCTCGAGCCGGCGTACCGCGGCCCGGGCACGATGGCGGCGCTCGCGGTCACCGGGCGCGAGCACGCCAACCTGGTCGCCGCGGTCGAGAGCGGCCTGGCCGACGGCGACGCCGACGAGGCCGGGTGGCTGGCCTGGGACCTCTGGCTCTACTGGTGGCTCAGCGGCTCGCTGGTCGAGGGCCGCCGTCTCATCACCGCGGCCCTCGGGGCCGGGCTGTCCGACGAGGTGCGGGTGCGGCTGCTCGCGGCGCACGCCGCGATGGCCTTCGCGCAGGGCGACCTGGACCCCGCGCGGGAGTCCTGGGCGGCCGCGGAGCTCCTCGGCGAGCGCACGGGCGACACGGAGGGTCACGCCTACGGCGTGGCCGGGCGGGGCCTGGCCGCGCTCGCGTCGGGCGACCTCGCGAGCGCCGGCGCCGCCTTCGAGGAGTCCGCCCGGCTGTGCGAGGCCGCCGGTGCGGGACGGCAGTGGCTGTGGACGCTCACCCAGGTCTGGCACGGCACCGTGCTCCTGCTGCAGGGCGAGACCGGGCGCGCGGCCGAGCGGGTCGAGCGCGCGATGGGCGCGGCCCGCGAGCGCGCCGACCCGCTGGCGGTCTACGTCACGCTCTTCACCGCCGCCCAGGTCGCGCTCGCGGTCGACGACCCCGCCACGGCCCGCGAGCACCTCGAGGAGGGTGTGCGGCTCAGCCTGGAGACCGGGGACGCGGCCAACCTCGCCTACTTCCTGGAGAGCATGGGCCTGGTCGAGTCCCTGGCCGGCGACCACCGGCGGGTGGCGGTGCTGCACGGCGCCGCCGCGCGGCTGCGCGAGGCGGTGGGCGCCGACGTCTACGGCTACTACCAGCCCGACGAGGACCAGCTGCGCGAGGCGGTGGCCCGCTCGCGCGAGGCGCTCGGCGAGACCGAGCACGCCGCCGCCACCGAGGAGGGGCGCCGGCTGACGATGCCCGAGGCCGTCACGGTCGCCCTGCAGCGCCCCTAGCGGGCCCCCGCAAGCGGCTGTCAGGCAACGGCAGGCCCGTCGCAAGCGCTGCCGCCGACGCTGGGCGGCATGCACGAGATGACGCCTCCCTGGCTGCCCGACGGGTGGACCCACCCGGCCCGGGCGCAGCTGCCCACCGGCCACCACCTCCGACCCGTCCGCGCCAGTGACGTGGACCTCGACCTGCCCGCCGTCCTCGGCTCGCGCGAGCGGCTCTGGTCGATCTACGGCGCGGCCTGGGGCTGGCCGCCGGCCGACCTGTCGCACGAGCAGGACCGGACCGACCTGGCCCGGCACGAGGCCGAGACCGAGGCCCACGAGTCCTTCAACTACGCGCTGTTCGACGCCGCGGAGTCCGCCCTGCTCGGCTGCGTGTACGTCGACCCGCCCGAGCGCGTCGGCGCCGACGCCGAGATCTCCTGGTGGGTCGTCGACGCGCTCCTCGGCAGCGACGTCGAGCGCGCGCTCGACGACTTCGTGCCGCTGTGGATCGCCGCGCGCTGGCCGCTGCGGCGACCGCGGTACGTCGGGCGCGACGTCAGCTGGGCCGCGTGGCTCGCCCTGCCGGAGCTGGGCCGGTGAGCGCGCCCGTGCGCCACGTCCTGCGTGCCGTGCTCACCGCCGGGGCCGTCCTGCTCGGGCTGCTGGCGGCACCGCCGGCCGCCCACGCCGGCCAGGTCGGCGTGACCATCGGCGTCCAGGGCGCCGGGGCCGTGCGCATCGTCGAGGGCACCGTCGAGGACGGTGGCGCGACGACGTGCAGCTTCCTCGACAACACCGACCACCGGGTCCTGAACTGGTGCCCGCGGGTGCGCGACTCGGAGGCCTTCGAGGCCTGGGTCTGGCTCGAGGCGGCGCCGGTCGCCCACCCCGTCGGCGAGTGGGTGTTCGACCACTGGGAGGGCTGCGACGAGACCCGCGGCCGCAACGGCAGGATCCAGTGCGGCGTGCACTCCGACGCGTTCAGCAGCAGGGAGACCCGGCCGGTCGCGGTCTTCCGCGACATCCGGCCCCCCACGCTGTCGGCCCCGGCCGTGATCGCGTCCGCGACCACCCCCGGCGCGGTGACGGTGACCTTCGAGGTCGCCGGCGGCAACGCGCGGTGCCGGTTCGACGCCGCGGCGTACACCCCGTGCTCCTCACCGGTCACCGCCCGGCTCGCCGTCGGCGACCACCGGTTCTCGGCGTACGCCGAGGACGCCTCCGGCAACACCACCGACGAGCGCTGGGACGTGTTCAGCGTCGTGGACACCACCATCACCTCGGGTCCGCCGGCGCTGACGAGCAGCCCCGACGCGGAGTTCGGCTTCGCGGCGCTCGCCGGGAGCTCGTTCCTGTGCTCGACCGGCGGTGGCCCGTGGTCGGCGTGCGGCCAGGGCGCCACCGGGACGCACCGGCTCACCGGGCTGGCCGACGGGAGCCACACCTTCTCCGTCCAGGCGACCAAGGGCCGGTGGACCGACCCGCAGCCCGCGTCGTGGTCCTGGGTCGTCGACACCGTCGCCCCCGAGGCGCGCATCGCCTCGGCCGACACCTCGGGCACCGCCGCGCGGTTCGCGCTCGACGTGCCGTCCGACGCGACGCTGGTGGAGTGCCGGCTCACCGGCCCGGGAGGGGTCGCCGACTGGAGCCCGTGCCGCAGCCCGGTCCGCTTCGACGACCTGCCGGCCGGGCGGTACGTGCTCGAGGTGCGCGCGCACGACGCGGCCGGGAACGTGCAGGCCACCCCGGCCCGCCGTGAGTGGACGGTCGCCGGGTCGCCGGGCGGGACGACCGGGGGCACGACGGCGCCCGAGACCACCCTGACCGGCGGCCCCGCGGCCGGCTCGTGGTCCCTCGACCGGGCGCCGGTGTTCACCGTCGGGGCGTCCGGGGGTGCGACGTGCGCCTGCACGCTCGACGGCGTGGCGCGACCGTGCGCCGCCGGCGCCCTGCGCCTGGACGGGCTGACGGCCGGGACCCACGTGCTCGCGGTCGCCGCCACCGACGGCAGCGGTCACCGCGACGCCACCCCGGCGACTCGGACCTGGACCGTGCCCCGGTCGGCGGTCGAGCTGGGCCGGGCCCGGGGCTGGGCGCTGCGCACCTCCGCCTCGGCCTACGCCGGGTCCGTGCTCCAGGCCCGTCGCCGGCACGCCACCCTGACCGTCCCGGTCGTCGGCGCCCGGCGCCTGGCCCTGGTCGCCGCCGGCGGCCGCCGGCACGGCACGGTCAAGGTGTACGCCGGGTCGCGGCTGCTCGCCACGGTGCGTCTCGCGAACCGCCGGTCCACCACCCAGCGGGTCGTCGAGCTCCCGGAACTGGCCGCGGCGTACACCGGCGACGTCCGGGTCGTCGTGGCCACCCGGGGCCGGCTGGTGCGCATCGAGGGCCTGGGCGTGGCCACCTCCTGACGCCGGCGTCGATGAGAACCCGCCGCGCACGCGGTCAGACCGCACGTCCACCGGCGAGAGAGGCTGAGCCACATGAGCGGGACGAGCGGGACCACGGTGCTGGTGTCCGGTGCGAGCATCGCGGGGCCGGCGCTGGCGCACTGGCTGGTGCGGCACGGCGCCGAGGTGACCGTGGTCGAGGCGGCGCCGGGGCTGCGGCCGGGCGGCCAGGCGGTCGACGCCCGCGGGGTGGCCCGGGAGGTGATCGCGCGGATGGGGCTCGACGAGGCGGTCCGGGCGGTGCGCACACGGGCGCTCGGGGCGCTGACCGTGGACGCGGCGGGGGAGGTGGTCGAGACCCAGCGCGTCGAGGACGACGGCGGGGACGGCTACGTCGCGGAGATCGAGGTGCTGCGCGGCGACCTGGCGCAGGTCCTGCACGACGACACGCGCGACTCGGTGGAGTACCTCTTCGGCGACCGGATCGCCTCGCTCAGCCAGGACGCCGACGGGGTGGACGTGGAGTTCGCCAGCGGCACCCGGCGACGGTTCTCCCTCGTCGTCGGCGCCGACGGGCTGCACTCGTCGCTGCGCTCGATGGTCTTCGGGCCGCGCTCGCAGTACGTGCGGCACCTCGGGATGGCGCTGGCCTTCTTCACCGTGCCCAACGACTTCGGGGTGGACGGCTGGCTGGTCGACCACCAGGCCGACGGCCGGTGGGCGGGGCTGCGTCCGGTGCCCGACCCGACGCGCGCCATCGCCATGGTGTCGTTCCCCGCCCCGACGTTCGACGTGGACGTGCGCGACGTGGTGGCCCAGAAGCGGCTGGTGCGTGAGGCGATGGCCGGCTTCGGCTGGGAGACCGCGCGGATCCTCGAGCACGTCGACGCGGCCGAGGACTTCTACCTCGACCAGGTCGCGCAGGTCGTGCTGCCGCGGTGGTCGTCGGGGCGGGTCGGCCTGATCGGCGACGCCGCCTTCTGCGCCTCCCCGATGTCCGGCGGCGGCACCGGCATGGCGCTGGTGGGCGCCTACGTGTTGGCCGGCGAGCTCGCGGCCGCGGGGTGGGACCCGGAGGCCGGCTTCGCGGCGTACCAGGAGCGGATGCAGGACCACGTCGACGCCAACCAGGAGATCGGCCGCGCGCACGTCGACATGCTGCTCGCCCCGGCGCCGGACCCCGACGCCCCGCCGCCGCCCGAGCCGGACCTGGCGGCCTTCGGCGCCCTGATCGAGCGGGCCGTGGGCGGACCGGAGCTGCCCGACTACGCCTGACCCTCGCGCTACTGTGTCAGGCATGGTAGCGGCGGAGGCGACGGCGGGGCGGGCCTCGGACCTGCTGCGAGGGGTGCTCGACCTGTGCGTGCTGGCCCTGCTGCACGAGCGGCCGAGCCACACCTACGGCCTGGTCGAGCGGCTGCGGGAGGGCGGGTTCACCGACGTCGGGTACGGCGCGGTCTACCCGCTCACCACCCGGCTGCGGCGCCGGGGCCTGCTGGTCGAGGCGGAGGAGGCGAGCCCGACCGGACCGCCGCGCAAGGTGCTGTCGCTGACCGCGGCGGGCGAGGAGGCGCTCGCGTCCTGGCGGGCGCAGTGGGACCGGCACGTGGCGGTGACCGACGGCCTGCTGGTCGCGGCGCTGGGCGAGGCGGGCCCCCGTGGCTGACCGGGGCTGGCGGCCGCAGCTCACCGCGTGGGTGGACCGGGTCGACCTCGTCTGGGGCCGGATGGGGGTGCCCGCGGGGGAGCGGGCCGAGCTGCGCGCGCAGCTGGTCCGCGACCTCGCGCAGGCGGTGGCCGAGGGCGCGCCGCTCTCGGAGCTCCTCGACGTCGACCCGGCGCGGCTCGCGCAGGACGTCGTCTCGTCCCTGGGTCTCACCCCGGTCGCGCCGACCGCGCCGGCGCCCGCCCCGCCGGGGCGCGGGGCTGTGGCGCGGGTGGTCGTGGGCGGGCTGGTCGGGGTGGCGGTCGGCGGCCTGGTGAGCGTTCTGCCCGTGCTGGCCGCGATGGGGTGGGCGTTCCACCACGTGCCTCCGGGCAGCGCGCGGGAGTCGGCGGCGATCCTCGCGGCGTACGCCGTCGCGGGGCTCGTCACCGCGCTGGCCGGCGGGATCGGCGTGAGCGTGGCCTGTGACGACGTGCCCGCGCCGGCGCGGCCGCTGCGGCGCGGGACGCTGGGCCTGCTGGCGAGCGGCGCGGTGGCCACGGTGCTGGCGGTCGGGTACGCCGCGACGACCGGCTACAGCACGGCGCCGGGCGTGGTGCTGACCGAGGTCGTGCTCGTGGTGGGGGTGGTCGTGGCCGGGCTGGCCCTGGTCGGGCAGCGCGTGGTGCGAGCCGGGGGTTGACTCCCGTGGCTACGACTGTTAGCTTTTGGCTATGAACATTAGCCATGAGGAGGCAGCGGTGGTCGAGCACCTGGAGGTCGAGGGCGGGACCCTCGCCTACGAGCTGAG
This genomic window from Nocardioides anomalus contains:
- a CDS encoding MarR family winged helix-turn-helix transcriptional regulator produces the protein MAGPGQGPGQRAGLTAEQEAAWFAYMRVVLRLDYELNHQLSRDHDLSLADFDVLNALADSPDGRLQVSALGVRIGWERSRVSHRLRRMEARGLVARERSATDGRATVAALTESGAAAVAAATPSHAALVKRLFFDGLPARLVAPLTEAMDAVHEQLVAEGSLPRPPGRQTRWA
- a CDS encoding SRPBCC family protein; the encoded protein is MSSTTTPGEILSSGFTAEISEVNPVTVEYSLTSHFDAPVARVREAWTTADQLAQWFGPSSREKATVDARPGGHWGLVFEMPDGAEMPLGGSYIEASDDTLVFTTGDPDNTAGDLASLCTVHLVADGDGTRQEFRQAGVHTDPAHAAGARDGWVTFFDQLADLVSARG
- a CDS encoding FAD-dependent monooxygenase, producing the protein MSDDGARAPRVLVTGASVAGPAAAYWLDRVGYDVTVLERSPEPRRGGQNIDVRGLAKDVLERMDLLEAVRDAGTGEVGTRFVDEDGGAVAEFPTDADTGDGPTAELEILRGELARLLRERCPDSVTWWYGDHVVALDQDDERVSVTLESGAEHAFDLLVVAEGPGSATRGLVMTGADEPELDRLGMYCAWATIPRTEDDDRWWRWLSVPGSRSVNLRPDNQGTTRAMLNFMTDEEGLADRTDEEQRADLERRFGDVGWETPRILAALGDADDLYVHDLTQVKCPTWSRGRVVLTGDAAWCVTPIGGFGTSLALIGAYVLAAELKHAASHTEAFERYDAWLRPLVDDVQDLPPGTPRIANPRSRLGVALFRAGTRLAASAPARALAARLSSDAEDERTLPEL
- a CDS encoding VOC family protein; translated protein: MTFWQLTVDANDPALLARFWSAALGYDGAPPTGGETWHAHYRSRLGDAPAFEDRLFDPEGHGPALWFQQVPETKAGKNRLHLDLYPTGRDDALPMARRVEIVEAEVDELVALGAAVLRRTRGDDPGDDFYYVVMTDPEGNEFCVS
- a CDS encoding BTAD domain-containing putative transcriptional regulator translates to MISVLGTMQVHRGSTTESVDIGSPRHREVLAALVLDVGRVVSVDTLLDRVWGEGARGGTTANLHAVVSRLRSRLRDAGTGIEIATVPPGYRLDVPPRSVDAERFEALVEAARAACGRGELDAARRDVAQALGLWRGPAYADVGRPFAEAEAARLDGQRVAAVELGAEVDLAQGRHDEVLRRLPTLVEEQPLRESLRRLLMLALYRSGRQSDALAVYDDVRGRLAEELGLDPGPQLQELHQAILTQDEALLPGPAPAAPVTAAPPAPAVSAARWRSDVVPPSSALLGRERDVDYVRSLLESPTQRLVTLTGLGGVGKTRLAYAVAQAAQDDYRDGVVLVSLAPVGDPGSVLPELARALGLVGVEGQDVAAALVEHLRPRRLLLVLDNLEHLLPAAAPVARLVASCPDLRVLVTSRTALRVRSEVQYQVPPLPVPDPEESDAEALGRSAAVSLFLDRAAATSPGFDLDALAPEERAAVGAVCRRLAGLPLAIELAAARVRLLPPTMMLARLHEVLAAGGARDLPPRQRTMRSTLDWSHDLLSAEEQRLLRRLSVFVGGSTLDAVEAVAEDGPVLGVLEALVEHSLVLPDAEHPEVARFRVLEPIVQYADDLLVGPERLAARAAHRRHFRALAGTLEPAYRGPGTMAALAVTGREHANLVAAVESGLADGDADEAGWLAWDLWLYWWLSGSLVEGRRLITAALGAGLSDEVRVRLLAAHAAMAFAQGDLDPARESWAAAELLGERTGDTEGHAYGVAGRGLAALASGDLASAGAAFEESARLCEAAGAGRQWLWTLTQVWHGTVLLLQGETGRAAERVERAMGAARERADPLAVYVTLFTAAQVALAVDDPATAREHLEEGVRLSLETGDAANLAYFLESMGLVESLAGDHRRVAVLHGAAARLREAVGADVYGYYQPDEDQLREAVARSREALGETEHAAATEEGRRLTMPEAVTVALQRP
- a CDS encoding GNAT family N-acetyltransferase, with protein sequence MHEMTPPWLPDGWTHPARAQLPTGHHLRPVRASDVDLDLPAVLGSRERLWSIYGAAWGWPPADLSHEQDRTDLARHEAETEAHESFNYALFDAAESALLGCVYVDPPERVGADAEISWWVVDALLGSDVERALDDFVPLWIAARWPLRRPRYVGRDVSWAAWLALPELGR
- a CDS encoding FAD-dependent monooxygenase — encoded protein: MSGTSGTTVLVSGASIAGPALAHWLVRHGAEVTVVEAAPGLRPGGQAVDARGVAREVIARMGLDEAVRAVRTRALGALTVDAAGEVVETQRVEDDGGDGYVAEIEVLRGDLAQVLHDDTRDSVEYLFGDRIASLSQDADGVDVEFASGTRRRFSLVVGADGLHSSLRSMVFGPRSQYVRHLGMALAFFTVPNDFGVDGWLVDHQADGRWAGLRPVPDPTRAIAMVSFPAPTFDVDVRDVVAQKRLVREAMAGFGWETARILEHVDAAEDFYLDQVAQVVLPRWSSGRVGLIGDAAFCASPMSGGGTGMALVGAYVLAGELAAAGWDPEAGFAAYQERMQDHVDANQEIGRAHVDMLLAPAPDPDAPPPPEPDLAAFGALIERAVGGPELPDYA
- a CDS encoding PadR family transcriptional regulator yields the protein MVAAEATAGRASDLLRGVLDLCVLALLHERPSHTYGLVERLREGGFTDVGYGAVYPLTTRLRRRGLLVEAEEASPTGPPRKVLSLTAAGEEALASWRAQWDRHVAVTDGLLVAALGEAGPRG